A genomic segment from Pediococcus acidilactici encodes:
- a CDS encoding YqgQ family protein codes for MKTLYDVQQLLKQFGVFVYVGKRKWDIELMSIELKNLYKAGVIDQPTFAKAQLVLRHEHHIEEVRDHKQKNGGFLD; via the coding sequence ATGAAAACACTTTATGATGTGCAACAACTTTTAAAGCAATTTGGTGTCTTTGTTTACGTTGGTAAACGCAAGTGGGATATTGAATTGATGAGCATTGAACTGAAAAATTTGTATAAAGCGGGGGTAATTGACCAGCCGACTTTTGCAAAGGCTCAATTAGTTTTACGGCACGAGCACCATATTGAAGAAGTTAGAGATCATAAGCAAAAAAATGGAGGTTTTTTAGACTAA
- a CDS encoding rhomboid family intramembrane serine protease, which produces MDRTKINLKNFFAGPFVTITLVALNVLVYLWLTLAGGSTNLSVLVTHGAMVPELIRNGTGWASLFTSMFVHIGFEHLLFNMITLYFIGRLLEQVIGHGRFLLIYLLSGIFANVVSLAFAAPNSISAGASGAIFGIIGVWIMMAEQYRNYPFLTGMGRQMLIFSALGIVSGMFGTNIDIFAHLGGLVAGFLLGYGFSFPNLGKVPLQKRLGSGVLLGILLVVFVKLAFTL; this is translated from the coding sequence ATGGACAGAACAAAAATCAATTTAAAAAATTTTTTTGCCGGGCCTTTTGTAACGATTACCTTAGTTGCGTTAAACGTATTAGTTTACCTGTGGTTAACCCTCGCTGGCGGGTCGACTAACCTTTCAGTCTTAGTAACCCACGGAGCCATGGTGCCAGAACTGATTAGAAACGGCACCGGATGGGCAAGCTTGTTTACTTCCATGTTTGTCCACATCGGGTTTGAGCATTTGTTATTCAACATGATTACCCTTTACTTTATTGGTCGCTTGCTAGAACAGGTGATCGGACACGGGCGGTTCCTATTGATTTATTTACTTTCGGGAATTTTTGCTAACGTGGTTAGTCTGGCGTTTGCTGCGCCGAATAGCATTTCAGCAGGGGCTAGTGGGGCGATTTTTGGCATTATTGGCGTTTGGATAATGATGGCCGAACAGTACCGCAACTACCCGTTTTTAACTGGGATGGGGCGGCAAATGCTAATCTTTAGTGCGTTAGGAATCGTTAGCGGAATGTTTGGCACAAATATTGATATTTTCGCCCACCTGGGAGGGCTAGTCGCTGGCTTTCTATTAGGATACGGGTTTAGTTTCCCTAATTTGGGTAAGGTCCCCCTTCAAAAAAGACTTGGTAGCGGGGTCCTTTTAGGGATTTTATTGGTAGTATTTGTGAAATTAGCGTTTACATTATAG